The Flavobacteriales bacterium genome contains the following window.
GTCGTATAGTCCCATGAAACGCTCGCTTGCGGAATCGCGAATGTGTGGCTCATGTACACACCGTAGTACTCGCTTGTATCGGCGCTGGTGAGGAAGTTGAAGTTCGTCACGTTCGGCTTCTCGTTCACGCGGTACACGTGCCCCACTGTGGCGCCCGTGATGTTGTTGACGGTGAAGCTTGTGCCTTGGATCAGGGTCACGGAGCCTCCGGTGTAGGTGTGCGCACTGATGTCGCCGATCGGCATGGGGCTGGTCTGCCAGGGCGAAGTGGGCGTCGCATTGACCACCGTCCCATTGTTGTCCTGGCCGGCGAGGTCGATCAATGTGGTGCCCGCACCTTCGTCGAAACGGTAATACGCTTGTAAATGCGCCGCCTGCGGATGCCCGCTCAGTTCCTTTTTGCACATGTGGTCGCGGATCTCCGCAACGGTCAAGGCCGTGTTCCAGATCCGCAGTTCGTCCATCCAGCCGCTCCACGTATTGATGATGCCTGCGGCGCCCGTGGCCTCTTCGCCACCGATGATCAAGGGGTTGGAAGGATCGATCTGATCCAGTGTCATGCTCGCGCTACCCGACAACAAGTGGCCGTCCAGATAGAAGTACGCTGTGTTCGCAACGGCGTCATAGACCATCGAGATATGCCGTATCCCGTTGAGGGTGAGCCCTGTGCTGCTCGTCTGTCGGGTCACCCCATTCTCGTCGGTCAATTCGATCCGGTAGGACAGGAAGCTTCCGTTCTCCTTCACCAGTCGGAACCCATCCGGCTCCGATCCACCTGCACCACCTCCCACACCGCCGTTGCCCTTCTTGGACAATAGGACCTTTTCCGGTCCACCGAACGTGTTCGGGCCGTCCTGCACCCAGAACTCCACCGTGAACGAACCGTTGCCCGGGTTGATGTCCGGTGTGTGGTCCACCACGATGTGCTGGCCAGGATTGATCATGAGCATGGCGATGCCACTTCCGGGCCGGGAAGGATAGCCCACCGGCAGACCATACGTACCCACGCAGACGCATCCGACCGAGATCGAGTCGTTCGCCGTGAGCGGCAGGCCATCATTGCAGGCGTCGCCGATCTGGCCAAAGAGCGTCGGGCAGTTGTCCACGCAATCCGCCAGCCCATCGCCGTCGGTGTCCGTATCGGGTGTGCCACAGCCGCAGGTGCCCGGTGCGATCTTCAGCGGGTCGGTCGGGCATCCGTCGTTGCAGTCGGCAGTGAGGTCACCGTCGGTGTCCGTGTCCGGAACGCCGCAACCGCATTGGCCCGGTGCGATCTTCAGCGGGTCGGTCGGGCAGCCATCGTTGCAATCGGCGGTGAGGTCGCCGTCGGTGTCCGTGTCGGGTACGCCGCAGCCACATTGGCCGGGAGCGGTCTTCAACGGATCGGCCGCGCAGCCGTCGTTGCAATCCGCCGTCAGGTCGCCATCGGTGTCCGTGTCCGGTGTGCCGCAACCGCATTGGCCTGGGGCTGTCTTCAGCGGGTCCGCCGGGCAGCCGTCCTGCGCATCGCAGGTGCCGTCACCATCACCATCGGGCAGGGGCGTGCCCACACAAGTGCAGGTGGCATCGTAAGCGTCCGGCGAGGTGCACGCGTTGAGGTCGTCGCACGGGGCGTTGGGGTATTGTGCGGCGTCTGTGTCGTTGCAGTCGGTGTTGTCCGTCACCACCCCGGGCACCTGCTCGCAAAGCTGCACGCTGGCCAGCGGATCCCCGAAGCCATCGCCATCGCTGTCGCGGTAGTACGTGACCGGTGACGGACAAAGCGTGGCCACACCGAAGTTGGCGCGCGTGGTGCCTCCGAACGTGGTGAACAGGCCGCCGAAGTAGGCGCGCACACCGTCCGTGACCACCACGTTCACGTTGTTGCTGGTGGCGCCGATGTCCCAACCGGTGGCGCCGAGCGTGGACTTGTCCAGCACCGCCGTGCGCTCACGCGCGGCCCCGCCGATGGAGGTGAAGCTGCCGCCCGTGATCAGTTTGGTGCCGCTGTGCGCCATGCCCAGTGCGGGGTTGTTGGCCAGTGCGTCGCTGGCATCCACCACGCCGGTGGTGGCGTTCAGTTTGGCGAAGCGGTTGCGCGCCTGTCCGCCGATCTGGGTGAAGGTGCCGCCCGCGTACAGGTCATTCCCGTCCACGAGCAGGGCGTTCACTGCACCGATCGCGTTGGAGGTGAAGGACGTGAGCGTTCCCGTGGTGGCGTCCACGCTGGCGATGTTGGAGCGGGGTGTCACGTTCACATCGGAGAAGGAGCCGCCCAACCACACGATGTTGCCTGAGCGCTGGATCGCCGACACCTGGGTGCCCGTTATGGTCGGTGCCCATGCCGTGGCCAGTCCGGTGGAGAGGTCGATCTGTGCGATACGGAGCCGCGGTAGCACGCCGATCGTGCTGAAGGTGCCACCCGCGTACAGCGCGCCATTGCTCAGGTGCAGCGCGTGCACCGCGCTGTTGCTGTTCGGGTTCCAGGCCGTGGCCGTACCCGTCGTTCGGTCGATGGCGGCGATGCGGTTGCGCGGCTGGCCGCCGGCCGTGGTGAAGTCACCGCCGACGTACACGTTGTTCGCATCCAGTGCGAGCGCCCGCACCGTGGTTCCCGCACCTGGGTTCCAAGCGGTGAGCGCTCCGGTGGCATCCAACGCGGCCAGGCGGGCGCGCGGTTGATTGCCGATGATGGTGAAGCTGCCACCGGCGAACACGTCCGTGCCATCGTACACCACCGTCTGCAGCGTGGCGTTCGGGTCGGGGTTCCATCCCGTGGCCAGGCCGGTGGTGCGATCGACCTCCGCGATGTTCACGCGCGGTTGACCGCCCGCCGTGGTGAACCCACCGGCCACGATCACGCTCGTGGGCGTCAGGGTCAACCGGTTCGGTGTGGCGGCACCGCCCGAAATGCCGGGATTCCACGTGGTCGCCGTGTTGGAGGCGAGGTTCAGTTCGGCCAGGCGCAGGCGGGACGCACCGCCGATCGTGGTGAAGGGACCGCACGCGTACATCGTACTTCCGGCCAGCTCGATGTCCGTGACGGTGGTGCTGGCATTGGGGTTCCAGGTGGTGATGGCTCCGGTGGTGCCGTTCACCGCGCCGATCCGGTTGCGTGTGGTGGCGGAGAGGTTGCTGAACTCGCCTGCCACGTAAAGCGTGCTTCCGTTGATCACCAGGTCGTGCACGTCGTTGTTCGCACCGGGATTGAAGCTGTTGATCGTTCCGGTGGCGACGTTCCAGGAGGCGAGCGAGTTCCGGGTATCGCCGCCGATGTTGTTGAACACCCCCGTGAGGAGTGCCTTGTTACCGAGCAGGGCGATGTCGCTCACCTCCCCGTCCGCATTGGGGTTCCATGCGTTCAACGTAAAGCTGGAGAGATCCACCGATGCCGCGCGGTTGCGTGCCGTGGCCATCAGGTTGGTGAACACCCCACCGATGAACAGGTTGGTTCCATCGGTAGCCAATGCGCGGACCACCCCGTTCGGGGCCGGGTTCCAAGCGACGATCGCACCGGTGGTCGCATCCACGGCGCCCAGGTTGTTGCGCGGCTGGCCCGCCAACGTGGTGAAGACCCCGCCGCAGTAGACGTTCGAACCTTGCTTGGTCAACGTGTACACCTCCGAGTTGGCCCCGGGGTTCCAACTGTTGGGAACGCCCGTGACGAGGTCCACCGCCGCCAGGCTGCTGCGCGATATGCCTTTGATGCTGCCGAAGAAGCCGCCCACATACAGGTGTCCTCCGTCAATGAACATCTGGTGTATGCTGTTCAAACTGCTCACACGTGGATCCCAGGCGGTGATGGCTGAGGTGGACTTGTCCACCGCCATCAATCCCGACCGGGGCTTGCCGCTGGTCAACTGGAAGTCGCCCCCGACGAACACATCGGAGCCCTGGATGGACAGCGTGCGTACCGTCGCATCCGCCCCGGGGTCCCATGCCTGAAGCGCACCCGTGGTGCCGTCCACAGCCGCCAGTCGGGTCCTCTCCGTAGCGCCTACGTTCGTGAAGGCTCCACCAAGGAACACGCTGCCCGCGGATGCGCGGACCGCGTTCACGATGCCGTTCGCGTTGGCATCCCAGGCCGTGGCCGTGCCCGTAGTGGCGTTCACTTCGGCCACACGGTTGCGCACGGCACCGCCGAAGCTCAGGAATTCGCCGCCGGCCACCACGCGTGTGCCGTTCATGGCCAGGGCATGCACGATGTTGTTCCCGTTCGGGTTCCACGCCGTACGTGTGTGGGTTGCATGGTCGAACGCCGCCGCATAGTTGCGCGTGACGGCCTTCATGTATTGGAACTGCCCGCCCACGTAGGTCCTGGTCCCATCGTAGGCCACGGTCTTCACGTGGGTGAAGCCGCCGTTCTCCGGGGAAGGATCCCATGCCGTGGCTCCCCCGGTGCTGAGGTCGATCTCCGCCAGGCGCGAACGCACGGCCCCACCGATGTTGTTGAAGTAGCCGCCCACGTAGATCGTGCTGGCGTCCTTCTTCCACAAGGCGGCCACATCGCTGTCCGCATTGGGCGACCAGCTCGTGGCGGTGCCCGTTGCGCGGTCCAAGGCGGCGATCCGGTTGCGCCCCGTGGATCCGTTCACCGTGGTGAAGGCACCGCCGGCGTACACCGTGGTCGCGTCGAAGTCGAGGGCGAGCACCGATCCGTTCATGTTCGGGTTCCATGTGGTGATGGCGCCCGTCACCGGTGCGAGTTCCGCCAAGCGGTTCCTGAAGGCCACGTTCACCAAGGTGAAGCTGCCTCCGATGAACATGTTGCCACCGGCGATGGAAATGGTGCGGAGGAAAAAGGTGTTCAGCATCGGGTTCCATGGCAGGGGTGCAGCGGTGCTCGCGTCCAGTGCTGCGGCGTGGTGGCGGACCTGACCGCCGGCCGAGGTGAACTGGCCGCCGAAATACACGACGCCCGCGTCCACCCGGATGTCGACGGCCGAGCCCGAGACGAGCGCGTTCCATCCCGTGATCTGCGCGCCGGTGGTGCGATCCCATTTGGTGATCCCGGGTCCCCCGGTCTGACCGATGAACACGCTGTTGGCGTCGTTCACGCGGATGCAAAGCGTAGTGCCGGCAAAACCGGAAGGCGCCCAGGATGTGGCCAAGGCCGTGGTCAGGCTGACCTCCCCGGCGCGGATCCTCGCCGCACCGCCCAAGCTGCCAAATTCTCCGGCCACGTAGAGGGTACCCGCACCGGATAGTTCCAGGCCGGTGACGAACGCACTCGTGCCACTGGCCATGTTGGCGTTCCAAGTGCTGGCCAGCCCCGTGGTGGCATCGAGCTGGGCCAGTTTCTGACGGGTTTGCCCACCAATGGTGCTGAAGCGGCCTCCCGCGTACACGTTCGAGCCATCGACCACCAGCGCGAGCACCATGTCGTTCGCGTTCGGGTTCCATGCCGTGGCCACACCCGTGGTCGGATCCACCGCAGCGATGCGGTTGCGCGTATTCCCACCGATGGTGGTGAATTGCCCGCCCAAGTACACCACGCCTGCACCCAAGGCCATGCTGTACACCACGCTGTTGCCGTTCGGGTTCCACGGGTGCAGCGTACCGTCCGCGTTGATGCGGGCGGCATAGTTGCGCATCACGCCGTTCACTGCGGTGAAGCCACCGCCGATGTACCAACCACCCACGCCATCGGGCATGGAGCAATGCACTTCGCTGTTGGGCATCACCACATCGGGAAGCGCGCTGCTGCTGCCCGTGGTCATCACAGCGCCATTGCGTATCGCGCGGCCCATGGCGGTGAAGGCACCGCCGGCGTACAGTGCCGTGCCATCGCCCTTGATCGCATTCACGGCACCGTCGGCGCCCACGTCATAAGCACGCAGACCGGTCGCCGGGTTCAAGGAGACGTAGTTCGGCTGGTAGTTGCCTGCCATCGTAGTGAAGGAGCCGCCGGCCACGATGTTCGTGCCGTCGGTGCCGAGCATGAGCACCGCGGCGTTCAGGTTGGGGTTCCACGCGGTGGCCGTGCCGGACGATACATCCAATGCTCCGATGTAGTTGCGGGTCTGGCCGCCGAGCTGCGTGAAGTCGCCACCGGCGTAGAGCACGCCGCCGTGCAGCAGCAGACAACGCACGATGTTGTTCGAGCCCGGGTTCCACGGATGCACGCTGCCATCGGCATTGATGCGCGCGATCCGGCTGCGCGAAGTGAAGCCGATCTGGTCGAAGCTTCCACCTACGTACCAACCGCCACTGCCGTCCGGAATGGCCGCGTAGATGGTGCTGTTGGGCTCCAGGTAGCTGAAGTCCGGCTCGCCGGTCACAGGGTCCACGGCCGTGCCGCTCGGACGGTCGAGGCCTGTGAGGGTGAACTCGCCACCGGCGAACACGTCGGTCCCGTTCCCGGTCAAGGCGCGCACGCCCGCGTTGGTCACCTGCTTCCAGCCCGGAAGGATCGCTCCGGAGGTGGCATCCAATGCCGCCAGGTTCTGCCGCGTCGTTCCACCCATGTCCAGGAAACCGCCGCCCACATACAACGTGGAGCCTTCCTTGTGCAAGGCCAGTACGGATGTGCCGGAGACGTTGTTCGCATTGAACGGCAGCACGGCTCCGGTGGTGCCGTTCACCGCTGCCACCAGGCGCCGCGGCTGTCCGCCCACCGTGGTGAACGAACCGCCCATGTACAGCGTGGACCCATCGAAGTGCAGGGCGAGCACGTTGCCGTTGCTGGTCGCGGTCCATGGGTTCAAGGTGCCATCGGCGTTGATGCGGGCCACGCCGACGCGGGTCACGCCGTTCACCTGGGTGAAGGTTCCTCCGATGAACCAACCACCGCTGCCATCCGGGGTTGACGTGTACACGGGCGAACCGGGGTTTACGTAGTTCGCGTCAGCGGCGCCGGTGGTGATGTTCAGCTTCGCTCCGTAGGGCTCTGTCGCCCCCGCGAACGAGAACCGTCCGCCCACGATCAGGTCGCTTCCGTTCACCACCAGATCGTTCACGTTGAAGCCCGGCGAGATGCTCTGACCTGCGAAGAAGGGGAGCACGGCTCCGGTGGCAGCGTCCACAGCGGCCAGGCGCCCGCGGGCCTGCCCGCCCACCGTGGTGAAGGTGCCGCCAAGGTACACGTTGCCGCCATCCACCTCGATGCTGTTGACGTCCGCGTTCACGTTCGGGTCCCAGGCGTGCAGCGTTCCGTCCGCGTTGATGCGGGCGGCCCGCAGCCGCGCCACCCCGCCCACGGTGGTGAACGTGCCACCGATGTACCAGCCACCGGCACCATCCGGCGCGGAACAGAGCACGTCGCCTCCGGCCGGCTTCACGAAGTGCCAGTCCGTGATGCTGCTGTTCTTGTCGAGCTGGCTCAGCTTGGGCCCGTCGCCGTTGGTGCGCGTGAAGTTGCCACCGGCCCAAACGGTGCTGCCGCTCTTCTCCAGGGCCCGCACGATGCCGTTGATGCCGCCCGGGAACAGATCGAGGAAGGCGCCCGTGCTGGCGTTCACCGCGAGGAGGTTGCGCTGGTTGTTCGCCGCGGTGAAGTCGCCGCCCATGTACAAGGTGTCGCCGCTGAGGAGCAGCCGCCGCACCGTGCCCGATGGTATGTCCACGTTGAACGCGGTGACGCTGCCGGTGCTTGCGAGCCGGGCCACGCGCGTGCGGGGCAGACCGCCCACCTGCGTGAAGCTGCCGCAGATGAACCAACCGCCGGTGCCATCCGGAATGCCGTTGATCACGGAGCCGTTCGGCTG
Protein-coding sequences here:
- a CDS encoding T9SS type A sorting domain-containing protein is translated as MHLLVRHLTLAAFWAIAINGLHAQTIEDQWWVPNGPVNAIVRDSISGTVYLGGDFTAVGAPARFGAWLDPVTGTPDLSWAQPNGSVINGIPDGTGGWFICGSFTQVGGLPRTRVARLASTGSVTAFNVDIPSGTVRRLLLSGDTLYMGGDFTAANNQRNLLAVNASTGAFLDLFPGGINGIVRALEKSGSTVWAGGNFTRTNGDGPKLSQLDKNSSITDWHFVKPAGGDVLCSAPDGAGGWYIGGTFTTVGGVARLRAARINADGTLHAWDPNVNADVNSIEVDGGNVYLGGTFTTVGGQARGRLAAVDAATGAVLPFFAGQSISPGFNVNDLVVNGSDLIVGGRFSFAGATEPYGAKLNITTGAADANYVNPGSPVYTSTPDGSGGWFIGGTFTQVNGVTRVGVARINADGTLNPWTATSNGNVLALHFDGSTLYMGGSFTTVGGQPRRLVAAVNGTTGAVLPFNANNVSGTSVLALHKEGSTLYVGGGFLDMGGTTRQNLAALDATSGAILPGWKQVTNAGVRALTGNGTDVFAGGEFTLTGLDRPSGTAVDPVTGEPDFSYLEPNSTIYAAIPDGSGGWYVGGSFDQIGFTSRSRIARINADGSVHPWNPGSNNIVRCLLLHGGVLYAGGDFTQLGGQTRNYIGALDVSSGTATAWNPNLNAAVLMLGTDGTNIVAGGSFTTMAGNYQPNYVSLNPATGLRAYDVGADGAVNAIKGDGTALYAGGAFTAMGRAIRNGAVMTTGSSSALPDVVMPNSEVHCSMPDGVGGWYIGGGFTAVNGVMRNYAARINADGTLHPWNPNGNSVVYSMALGAGVVYLGGQFTTIGGNTRNRIAAVDPTTGVATAWNPNANDMVLALVVDGSNVYAGGRFSTIGGQTRQKLAQLDATTGLASTWNANMASGTSAFVTGLELSGAGTLYVAGEFGSLGGAARIRAGEVSLTTALATSWAPSGFAGTTLCIRVNDANSVFIGQTGGPGITKWDRTTGAQITGWNALVSGSAVDIRVDAGVVYFGGQFTSAGGQVRHHAAALDASTAAPLPWNPMLNTFFLRTISIAGGNMFIGGSFTLVNVAFRNRLAELAPVTGAITTWNPNMNGSVLALDFDATTVYAGGAFTTVNGSTGRNRIAALDRATGTATSWSPNADSDVAALWKKDASTIYVGGYFNNIGGAVRSRLAEIDLSTGGATAWDPSPENGGFTHVKTVAYDGTRTYVGGQFQYMKAVTRNYAAAFDHATHTRTAWNPNGNNIVHALAMNGTRVVAGGEFLSFGGAVRNRVAEVNATTGTATAWDANANGIVNAVRASAGSVFLGGAFTNVGATERTRLAAVDGTTGALQAWDPGADATVRTLSIQGSDVFVGGDFQLTSGKPRSGLMAVDKSTSAITAWDPRVSSLNSIHQMFIDGGHLYVGGFFGSIKGISRSSLAAVDLVTGVPNSWNPGANSEVYTLTKQGSNVYCGGVFTTLAGQPRNNLGAVDATTGAIVAWNPAPNGVVRALATDGTNLFIGGVFTNLMATARNRAASVDLSSFTLNAWNPNADGEVSDIALLGNKALLTGVFNNIGGDTRNSLASWNVATGTINSFNPGANNDVHDLVINGSTLYVAGEFSNLSATTRNRIGAVNGTTGAITTWNPNASTTVTDIELAGSTMYACGPFTTIGGASRLRLAELNLASNTATTWNPGISGGAATPNRLTLTPTSVIVAGGFTTAGGQPRVNIAEVDRTTGLATGWNPDPNATLQTVVYDGTDVFAGGSFTIIGNQPRARLAALDATGALTAWNPGAGTTVRALALDANNVYVGGDFTTAGGQPRNRIAAIDRTTGTATAWNPNSNSAVHALHLSNGALYAGGTFSTIGVLPRLRIAQIDLSTGLATAWAPTITGTQVSAIQRSGNIVWLGGSFSDVNVTPRSNIASVDATTGTLTSFTSNAIGAVNALLVDGNDLYAGGTFTQIGGQARNRFAKLNATTGVVDASDALANNPALGMAHSGTKLITGGSFTSIGGAARERTAVLDKSTLGATGWDIGATSNNVNVVVTDGVRAYFGGLFTTFGGTTRANFGVATLCPSPVTYYRDSDGDGFGDPLASVQLCEQVPGVVTDNTDCNDTDAAQYPNAPCDDLNACTSPDAYDATCTCVGTPLPDGDGDGTCDAQDGCPADPLKTAPGQCGCGTPDTDTDGDLTADCNDGCAADPLKTAPGQCGCGVPDTDTDGDLTADCNDGCPTDPLKIAPGQCGCGVPDTDTDGDLTADCNDGCPTDPLKIAPGTCGCGTPDTDTDGDGLADCVDNCPTLFGQIGDACNDGLPLTANDSISVGCVCVGTYGLPVGYPSRPGSGIAMLMINPGQHIVVDHTPDINPGNGSFTVEFWVQDGPNTFGGPEKVLLSKKGNGGVGGGAGGSEPDGFRLVKENGSFLSYRIELTDENGVTRQTSSTGLTLNGIRHISMVYDAVANTAYFYLDGHLLSGSASMTLDQIDPSNPLIIGGEEATGAAGIINTWSGWMDELRIWNTALTVAEIRDHMCKKELSGHPQAAHLQAYYRFDEGAGTTLIDLAGQDNNGTVVNATPTSPWQTSPMPIGDISAHTYTGGSVTLIQGTSFTVNNITGATVGHVYRVNEKPNVTNFNFLTSADTSEYYGVYMSHTFAIPQASVSWDYTTNGLIDGSPGEASLKMSYRGGNQSLSWTSALPPGQVLNTGLNTISATPANLISGEYILGFHCPGSCDDGDPCTTGDAYNSTCACVSTPVPDTDGDGACDAIDGCPTDPLKTAPGACGCGVPDTDTDGDGLADCNDSCPLVLGQVGTPCDDGDPLTLNDQLNASCLCAGTCSDHPVALALATDANGPQTSWEIKVLGGAVVCSGSGYGNNGNFTENCCLPTGCYQLLVYDSFGDGMTTGGYVLRDGGNNRIIDNATDGTFGSVSTVLNGFCVPLGTDALQSTSCDLNGVFNNAVIYANPNPAVSAQYGVGNQTDDGYQYWFFDPDGPYSRTIFKSHANPGQPGTPSGPTACGSIRLNSIVTSPLPTGKLLNVRVRSRVNGVYAAYGPACRLFIANQTPACVSQLVPTPGVTFSCGATGKSVNGSDKIHATSVAGANRYQFEFQLPGSAYVRLISSATTALTLNNWATSPLVCSTRTYNVRVRASFDNGVTWCNYGPTCSVGITNNNPGCTPYVPNAPAASMDEAVSLTLSPNPVGNGRVNLQIMDLSSDTKDVVIDVVDLFGKQVIAQRIATGGAEEMSTVIELPTGIATGVYLVTVTAGNLRYVERLVVE